One Cellulosimicrobium protaetiae genomic region harbors:
- a CDS encoding glycoside hydrolase family 10 protein: protein MTLDGSPTSPAPAPAGVGRRQFLTLATAGVAASTLTVTVGSLTPAAALTAPGGAAHAAAAGGPTPRKRELRAMWISSVVNIDWPSASGLSADQQKAELLHWLDVARDFRLNAVFVQVRPTADAFWPSPYEPWSQYLTGVQGQDPGYDPLGFVVEECHRRNLEIHAWYNPYRVSMQADPAQLVPEHPARQHPEWVWAYGGKLYFDPGLPEAQEHIKNAILHSVEHYDIDGVHFDDYFYPYAVAGQTIPDAATFASHGAGFDRVEDWRRHNVDTFVQSISQRIKQAKPWVKFGISPFGIWRNASTDPRGSETGGSQSYDMQFADTRKWVLEGWLDYINPQIYWQFGLAVADYAKLVPWWADVAAQSGTHLYIGEALYKVTSGVFTDPAELSNHLTFCGEQEHPVHGNVYFSAKHVPADPQGSMTRVRDDHYRYSALVPAMPHLPGTKVRTPVLAWAGWRDDGVRVHWTDAGGRRFAATSFAIYRADGWVKHVDTEDPANLVATQRAEGRVLQDFLDPTAVRGRRYTYAVTALDRVWNESAPSTVRWSV, encoded by the coding sequence ATGACGCTCGACGGCTCCCCCACGTCCCCCGCCCCGGCGCCGGCCGGTGTCGGACGACGCCAGTTCCTCACGCTCGCGACGGCCGGTGTCGCGGCGAGCACGCTCACCGTGACGGTCGGCTCGCTCACTCCCGCCGCCGCTCTCACCGCACCCGGAGGCGCTGCCCACGCCGCCGCAGCCGGGGGCCCCACGCCCCGCAAGCGCGAGCTGCGCGCGATGTGGATCTCCAGCGTCGTCAACATCGACTGGCCGTCCGCGTCCGGCCTGTCGGCAGACCAGCAGAAGGCCGAGCTCCTCCACTGGCTCGACGTCGCGCGCGACTTCCGGCTCAACGCCGTGTTCGTCCAGGTCCGCCCGACGGCGGACGCGTTCTGGCCGAGCCCGTACGAGCCGTGGTCGCAGTACCTCACGGGCGTCCAGGGCCAGGACCCGGGCTACGACCCCCTGGGGTTCGTCGTCGAGGAGTGCCACCGCCGCAACCTGGAGATCCACGCCTGGTACAACCCGTACCGCGTGTCGATGCAGGCGGACCCGGCGCAGCTCGTCCCGGAGCACCCCGCGCGGCAGCACCCCGAGTGGGTGTGGGCGTACGGGGGCAAGCTCTACTTCGACCCGGGCCTGCCCGAGGCGCAGGAGCACATCAAGAACGCGATCCTGCACAGCGTCGAGCACTACGACATCGACGGCGTGCACTTCGACGACTACTTCTACCCGTACGCCGTCGCCGGTCAGACGATCCCGGACGCGGCGACGTTCGCGTCGCACGGCGCGGGCTTCGACCGCGTCGAGGACTGGCGACGCCACAACGTCGACACGTTCGTGCAGTCGATCTCCCAGCGCATCAAGCAGGCGAAGCCGTGGGTCAAGTTCGGCATCAGCCCGTTCGGCATCTGGCGCAACGCCTCCACGGACCCGCGCGGCTCCGAGACCGGAGGGTCGCAGTCGTACGACATGCAGTTCGCGGACACGCGCAAGTGGGTCCTGGAGGGCTGGCTCGACTACATCAACCCGCAGATCTACTGGCAGTTCGGCCTCGCCGTCGCGGACTACGCGAAGCTCGTGCCCTGGTGGGCCGACGTCGCCGCGCAGTCGGGGACCCACCTGTACATCGGCGAGGCCCTGTACAAGGTGACGTCCGGCGTCTTCACGGACCCGGCCGAGCTGTCGAACCACCTGACCTTCTGCGGCGAGCAGGAGCATCCCGTGCACGGCAACGTGTACTTCTCGGCCAAGCACGTCCCGGCCGACCCGCAGGGCTCGATGACGCGCGTCCGCGACGACCACTACCGGTACTCGGCCCTCGTCCCCGCGATGCCGCACCTGCCGGGCACGAAGGTCCGCACGCCCGTGCTCGCGTGGGCGGGCTGGCGCGACGACGGCGTCCGCGTCCACTGGACCGACGCCGGTGGCCGTCGGTTCGCGGCGACGTCGTTCGCGATCTACCGTGCTGACGGGTGGGTGAAGCACGTGGACACCGAGGACCCGGCGAACCTCGTCGCGACGCAGCGGGCGGAGGGACGGGTGCTCCAGGACTTCCTCGACCCGACCGCGGTGCGGGGGCGCCGCTACACGTACGCCGTGACCGCGCTCGACCGGGTCTGGAACGAGTCCGCACCGAGCACGGTCCGCTGGTCGGTGTGA
- the purB gene encoding adenylosuccinate lyase produces the protein MPENPAADAPARVSLAEVTPPIALGPLDGRYRAAVAPLVDHLSEAALNRERVHVEVEWLITLCNGVQAVDENAVRPVVPGAPQLSDAEVAYLRQIPATFGGEEIAELAAIERETVHDVKAVEYFVKRRLAAAPEALGAETVLPGVGELVHFACTSEDVNNLSYALMVRGAVEHVWLPAATALADQLADMARDLADVPMLSRTHGQPATPTTLGKELAVLAHRLRRQLRRVGAAEYLGKLNGATGTYGAHTVAVPGVDWPSVSKHFVEGLGLTWNPLTTQIESHDWQAELYADVARFNRILHNLATDVWTYISLGFFTQIPVPGATGSSTMPHKVNPIRFENAEANLEISSALLDTLGATLVTSRLQRDLTDSTTQRNVGPAFGHSLLAIDNVRRGLKALAANADLMAADLDENWEVLGEPIQSAMRAASVAGVPGMENPYERLKDLTRGQRVDATRLREFVAGLGLPDDVAQRLANLTPATYTGLASRLVTTYLD, from the coding sequence GTGCCCGAGAACCCTGCCGCAGACGCCCCTGCCCGCGTGTCGCTCGCCGAGGTGACCCCGCCGATCGCGCTCGGCCCCCTCGACGGCCGCTACCGCGCCGCGGTCGCCCCGCTCGTCGACCACCTCAGCGAGGCGGCGCTCAACCGCGAGCGCGTCCACGTCGAGGTCGAGTGGCTGATCACGCTGTGCAACGGCGTGCAGGCGGTCGACGAGAACGCGGTCCGCCCGGTCGTGCCCGGCGCCCCCCAGCTCTCCGACGCGGAGGTCGCGTACCTGCGTCAGATCCCCGCGACGTTCGGCGGCGAGGAGATCGCCGAGCTCGCCGCGATCGAGCGCGAGACGGTGCACGACGTCAAGGCGGTCGAGTACTTCGTCAAGCGCCGCCTGGCCGCCGCGCCCGAGGCTCTGGGCGCGGAGACCGTGCTGCCCGGCGTCGGCGAGCTCGTGCACTTCGCGTGCACGAGCGAGGACGTGAACAACCTGTCGTACGCGCTCATGGTGCGCGGCGCCGTCGAGCACGTGTGGCTGCCCGCCGCGACGGCGCTCGCCGACCAGCTCGCGGACATGGCGCGCGACCTCGCTGACGTGCCGATGCTCTCGCGCACGCACGGCCAGCCCGCGACGCCGACGACGCTCGGCAAGGAGCTCGCCGTCCTCGCGCACCGCCTGCGCCGCCAGCTCCGCCGGGTCGGCGCCGCGGAGTACCTGGGCAAGCTCAACGGCGCGACGGGCACGTACGGCGCGCACACCGTCGCCGTCCCGGGCGTGGACTGGCCGTCGGTCTCGAAGCACTTCGTCGAGGGCCTGGGCCTCACCTGGAACCCGCTGACGACGCAGATCGAGTCGCACGACTGGCAGGCCGAGCTGTACGCCGACGTCGCGCGGTTCAACCGCATCCTGCACAACCTCGCGACCGACGTGTGGACGTACATCTCCCTCGGGTTCTTCACGCAGATCCCCGTGCCGGGCGCGACCGGGTCGTCGACCATGCCGCACAAGGTCAACCCGATCCGGTTCGAGAACGCCGAGGCCAACCTCGAGATCTCGTCCGCGCTGCTCGACACGCTCGGGGCCACCCTGGTGACGTCCCGGCTCCAGCGCGACCTCACCGACTCGACGACGCAGCGCAACGTCGGCCCCGCGTTCGGCCACTCGCTCCTCGCGATCGACAACGTGCGCCGCGGCCTCAAGGCCCTCGCCGCGAACGCCGACCTCATGGCAGCAGACCTCGACGAGAACTGGGAGGTGCTCGGCGAGCCCATCCAGTCGGCCATGCGCGCGGCGTCGGTCGCGGGCGTGCCGGGCATGGAGAACCCGTACGAGCGCCTCAAGGACCTCACGCGTGGCCAGCGCGTCGACGCGACCCGCCTGCGCGAGTTCGTCGCAGGCCTCGGCCTGCCCGACGACGTCGCGCAGCGCCTCGCGAACCTCACCCCGGCGACATACACGGGCCTGGCGTCCCGCCTGGTGACGACCTACCTGGACTGA
- a CDS encoding NUDIX hydrolase, with translation MTTPDLPDPSSPDDGAPEPATLPPLRTVGWLNVRDGRLLAVRTTGKDRFFVPGGKVEPGESDAEALVREIREELGVRLDPASVRPGFVAEAPGHGLGGRMVRMHCLYAEPAPGSPEPTPSAEIAELAWLTPADAHRVPPAGRIVLDRLEDVLLAV, from the coding sequence GTGACGACCCCCGACCTCCCCGACCCTTCCTCCCCCGACGACGGCGCACCCGAGCCCGCGACACTCCCGCCGCTGCGCACCGTGGGGTGGCTGAACGTCCGCGACGGCCGACTGCTCGCCGTCCGGACGACCGGCAAGGACCGCTTCTTCGTGCCGGGCGGCAAGGTCGAGCCCGGCGAGTCCGACGCCGAGGCGCTGGTCCGCGAGATCCGCGAGGAGCTCGGCGTGCGGCTCGACCCGGCGTCGGTCCGGCCGGGCTTCGTCGCCGAGGCGCCCGGTCACGGGCTGGGCGGCCGGATGGTCCGGATGCACTGCCTGTACGCGGAGCCCGCGCCCGGGTCCCCCGAGCCGACCCCGAGCGCGGAGATCGCCGAGCTCGCGTGGCTCACCCCGGCGGACGCGCACCGCGTGCCGCCAGCGGGACGGATCGTCCTCGACCGCCTCGAGGACGTCCTCCTCGCCGTCTGA
- a CDS encoding LuxR C-terminal-related transcriptional regulator: MSTGRITVAVTAQDPISEGGVVGALRPRPEVRVQGRDERAADAEVTVVVADRLDDDALRFVRAAHRQGAGRVVLVAGHLDDRDVVTAVEAGVVGMVRRSDATPERLVAVIRGAATGEGSLPPDLLGRLLDQVGSLQRQVLQPRGLTFSGLAAREVEVLRLIADGCDTAEVARHLAYSERTVKNVLHDITSRLQLRNRVHAVAYALREGLI; the protein is encoded by the coding sequence ATGAGCACGGGACGGATCACGGTTGCGGTGACGGCGCAGGACCCGATCTCGGAGGGCGGGGTGGTCGGCGCGCTCCGGCCCCGGCCCGAGGTGCGGGTGCAGGGGCGTGACGAGCGCGCGGCCGACGCGGAGGTGACGGTCGTCGTCGCGGACAGGCTCGACGACGACGCGCTGCGGTTCGTGCGGGCGGCCCACCGGCAGGGCGCGGGGCGGGTGGTCCTCGTCGCGGGGCACCTCGACGACCGGGACGTCGTCACCGCGGTCGAGGCGGGCGTGGTGGGGATGGTCCGGCGGTCGGACGCGACGCCGGAGCGGCTGGTCGCGGTGATCCGTGGCGCGGCGACGGGCGAGGGGAGCCTGCCGCCCGACCTGCTGGGCCGGCTCCTCGACCAGGTGGGGTCGCTGCAGCGCCAGGTGCTGCAGCCCCGCGGGCTGACGTTCTCCGGCCTCGCGGCCCGCGAGGTGGAGGTGCTGCGTCTCATCGCGGACGGCTGCGACACGGCGGAGGTCGCCCGCCACCTCGCCTACTCGGAGCGCACGGTGAAGAACGTCCTGCACGACATCACGTCCCGACTCCAGCTGCGCAACCGGGTCCACGCCGTCGCGTATGCGCTGCGCGAGGGCCTCATCTGA
- a CDS encoding WXG100 family type VII secretion target translates to MGFYGADIAELRRLAQALTTASESLTTTRGSLDSTVSGARWAGPDGDELRGRWSSELGPALAAAAVTLRDAADKVRTNAEQQESASSDGSDGSGGPGGPGGGSPGGPGSGGSGGTGGSGGSGGSGGDGPDDPGPGGPTVSVKGSGTDSTDNGTPGSPATEGTDAKVGFGVSHDPGSGETTYSGSGSLSDWMSTTNGSKISFGVNGGAEYTVGEKSEDGFTTYTSKSDVSIGVEGGVSKGGTGVSGGYTTGVTSEYTVKVPDGAGVTDPGSINPFDPRSMPVGSSVTMDGGSYSETELNAAFRHIAVESSVKDADGVTSLIERTGDDTVRVTAGPTEAIANHAGLGLDFDAVKVMLGNTTSLDGASLRSAEFDLSTPEGQAAYDTYLVTGEIPADPSTGISGTTKIERVGFDSTSTVGFDTPVGGAEWEIGKNTGSLVATTNPDGSTEQLMTATYGERGDFRMSQSFDASGAEDVSARTYSFDVTADDMSSQYFNTEEFSGFSPSSEVSSGQQVTMTFTESQMDRLIHHVRTAAEDPFYHSTKVGMITTDYDMNPLSEPYQLATSLARSASSDGELVQLISDINAAGDGSVTDRSAARFPGTLTVHD, encoded by the coding sequence ATGGGGTTCTACGGTGCCGACATCGCCGAGCTGCGCAGGCTCGCGCAGGCACTCACGACGGCGTCCGAGTCCCTGACGACGACGCGCGGCTCGCTCGACTCGACCGTGAGCGGCGCCCGCTGGGCCGGGCCGGACGGCGACGAGCTGCGCGGTCGCTGGTCGTCCGAGCTGGGCCCGGCCCTGGCCGCCGCCGCCGTGACGCTGCGCGACGCCGCGGACAAGGTGCGCACGAACGCCGAGCAGCAGGAGAGCGCCAGCTCGGACGGCTCGGACGGCTCGGGCGGTCCGGGCGGTCCGGGCGGCGGCAGCCCCGGCGGTCCGGGCTCCGGCGGTTCGGGCGGCACCGGCGGCTCGGGGGGTTCAGGCGGTTCGGGCGGGGACGGCCCGGACGACCCGGGCCCCGGCGGCCCGACCGTGTCGGTGAAGGGGTCGGGCACGGACTCGACCGACAACGGCACACCGGGAAGTCCCGCGACCGAGGGGACCGACGCGAAGGTCGGGTTCGGCGTCTCCCACGACCCGGGCAGCGGCGAGACGACGTACTCGGGGAGCGGCTCGCTCTCCGACTGGATGTCGACGACGAACGGGTCGAAGATCTCCTTCGGCGTCAACGGCGGTGCGGAGTACACGGTCGGGGAGAAGTCCGAGGACGGCTTCACCACGTACACGTCGAAGTCGGACGTCTCGATCGGCGTCGAGGGCGGCGTGTCCAAGGGCGGCACCGGCGTGAGCGGCGGGTACACGACCGGCGTCACGTCCGAGTACACGGTCAAGGTGCCCGACGGCGCAGGCGTCACCGACCCCGGGAGCATCAACCCGTTCGACCCGCGGAGCATGCCGGTCGGCTCGTCGGTGACGATGGACGGCGGCAGCTACTCGGAGACCGAGCTCAACGCGGCGTTCCGCCACATCGCCGTCGAGTCGTCCGTCAAGGACGCCGACGGCGTGACGAGCCTCATCGAGCGCACGGGCGACGACACGGTGCGCGTGACCGCCGGCCCGACCGAGGCGATCGCGAACCACGCGGGCCTCGGTCTCGACTTCGACGCCGTGAAGGTGATGCTCGGCAACACGACGTCGCTCGACGGCGCGTCGTTGCGCAGCGCGGAGTTCGACCTGTCGACGCCGGAGGGCCAGGCCGCGTACGACACCTACCTCGTCACCGGTGAGATTCCCGCCGACCCGTCGACCGGCATCTCCGGCACCACGAAGATCGAGCGCGTCGGGTTCGACTCGACGTCGACCGTCGGCTTCGACACGCCCGTCGGCGGGGCCGAGTGGGAGATCGGCAAGAACACGGGCTCTCTCGTCGCGACGACCAACCCCGACGGCAGCACCGAGCAGCTCATGACGGCGACGTACGGCGAGCGCGGCGACTTCCGCATGTCGCAGTCCTTCGACGCGTCCGGGGCGGAGGACGTGTCGGCGCGCACCTACTCGTTCGACGTGACGGCCGACGACATGTCGTCCCAGTACTTCAACACGGAGGAGTTCTCGGGCTTCTCGCCGTCGAGCGAGGTGTCGTCCGGCCAGCAGGTGACGATGACGTTCACCGAGTCGCAGATGGACCGTCTGATCCACCACGTGCGCACCGCTGCGGAGGACCCCTTCTACCACTCGACCAAGGTCGGGATGATCACGACCGACTACGACATGAACCCGCTCTCGGAGCCCTACCAGCTCGCGACCAGCCTCGCGCGGTCGGCGAGCTCCGACGGCGAGCTCGTCCAGCTCATCTCCGACATCAACGCCGCCGGCGACGGCTCGGTCACGGACCGCTCGGCCGCGCGCTTCCCGGGGACGCTGACGGTCCACGACTGA
- a CDS encoding CoA transferase, whose product MGAGTFLAATLPVLDLAVASVVAVRDAAARAGGFDAGPAPDPERVAAAFASDRLLRVDGAPVDGFAPLSGFFPCTDGWVRTHANYPHHRARLLALLGLPDDEATAPTRDDVGAALAGRSAQDVEDRAAEVGAIAVRVRTEDAWRASAAGRAAASGAPVQVSVRDDAAPLRTLAPGPRPLAGVRVLDLTRVIAGPVATRTLALLGADVLRVDPPGLPEIAVQHLDTGQGKRSTLLDLATRDGRARAQELLDGADVLVTGYRPGAVEAFGLRLPHGAVHARVTAWGDDGPWAGRRGFDSIVQAASGIALVEGSRDGTASAPEEAPPGALPAQALDHATGYLVAAAVVDALADRATDGRGREVDGALARTAHALLTAPGRDPAHDAPRTPGPSCVVAHPARLDGREVEATTTRPALDRLAGAPLDDYPAPARPWGADEPRWTA is encoded by the coding sequence ATGGGTGCCGGGACGTTCCTCGCCGCGACGCTGCCCGTCCTGGACCTCGCGGTCGCGTCGGTCGTCGCCGTGCGCGACGCCGCCGCCCGCGCGGGCGGGTTCGACGCCGGGCCGGCGCCCGACCCGGAGCGCGTCGCCGCGGCGTTCGCGAGCGACCGGCTGCTCCGCGTCGACGGCGCGCCGGTGGACGGCTTCGCCCCGCTGTCCGGCTTCTTCCCGTGCACGGACGGCTGGGTCCGAACGCACGCCAACTACCCGCACCACCGCGCGCGTCTGCTCGCGCTCCTCGGGCTGCCCGACGACGAGGCGACCGCTCCGACGCGCGACGACGTCGGCGCCGCCCTCGCCGGACGATCGGCCCAGGACGTGGAGGACCGCGCCGCCGAGGTCGGTGCGATCGCGGTGCGCGTCCGCACCGAGGACGCGTGGCGGGCGTCTGCGGCGGGCCGTGCCGCGGCGTCGGGCGCACCGGTGCAGGTCTCGGTGCGCGACGACGCCGCTCCCCTGCGCACCCTCGCGCCCGGCCCGCGCCCGCTCGCGGGCGTGCGGGTGCTCGACCTCACGCGGGTGATCGCCGGTCCGGTCGCGACGCGCACGCTCGCCCTGCTCGGCGCGGACGTCCTGCGCGTGGACCCTCCAGGGCTGCCCGAGATCGCGGTCCAGCACCTCGACACGGGGCAGGGCAAGCGGTCGACGCTGCTCGACCTCGCGACGCGCGACGGCCGCGCCCGCGCGCAGGAGCTGCTCGACGGCGCGGACGTCCTCGTGACCGGCTACCGCCCCGGAGCGGTCGAGGCGTTCGGTCTGCGGCTCCCGCACGGCGCGGTGCACGCGCGGGTCACCGCGTGGGGCGACGACGGCCCGTGGGCCGGGCGGCGCGGCTTCGACTCGATCGTCCAGGCAGCGAGCGGGATCGCGCTCGTGGAGGGATCACGGGACGGCACCGCGAGCGCACCCGAGGAGGCGCCGCCCGGCGCCCTGCCCGCCCAGGCGCTCGACCACGCGACCGGCTACCTCGTCGCGGCCGCCGTCGTCGACGCGCTCGCCGACCGCGCGACCGACGGCCGGGGCCGGGAGGTCGACGGCGCGCTCGCCCGGACCGCTCACGCCCTCCTCACGGCCCCCGGTCGCGACCCCGCGCACGACGCACCGCGCACGCCCGGGCCGAGCTGCGTCGTCGCGCACCCGGCACGCCTCGACGGCCGGGAGGTCGAGGCGACGACGACGCGGCCGGCGCTCGACCGCCTCGCCGGCGCCCCGCTCGACGACTACCCCGCCCCCGCCCGTCCGTGGGGCGCGGACGAGCCGCGGTGGACGGCGTGA
- a CDS encoding phage holin family protein, which translates to MSFVVRVLVTGLAIWLTSLFIDEHFQIVGSDTAGGQVVIILVVALLYSLVNAVIKPIVQILSIPLYILTLGLFSLVVNALMLMLTAWITEQTDWGIRIIGGFWWALLAALIIGLINFAVSAVVPKAQER; encoded by the coding sequence ATGAGCTTCGTCGTCCGCGTCCTCGTCACCGGCCTCGCGATCTGGCTCACGAGCCTGTTCATCGACGAGCACTTCCAGATCGTCGGCTCCGACACCGCCGGCGGGCAGGTCGTCATCATCCTCGTGGTGGCGCTGCTCTACTCGCTGGTGAACGCCGTCATCAAGCCGATCGTGCAGATCCTGTCCATCCCGCTCTACATCCTCACGCTGGGCCTGTTCTCGCTCGTCGTGAACGCGCTGATGCTCATGCTCACCGCGTGGATCACCGAGCAGACGGACTGGGGCATCCGCATCATCGGCGGGTTCTGGTGGGCCCTGCTCGCGGCGCTGATCATCGGCCTCATCAACTTCGCCGTCTCGGCCGTAGTGCCGAAGGCGCAGGAGCGCTGA
- a CDS encoding PAAR domain-containing protein, translating to MPTGPAACAGDQVVCPLVDGVTPHVGGPITPAACVPTVLVGNRPAAVANGLGVVCASPAPNGIAVGSATVLVGGLPAARVGDTAVHGGNVVGPGCPTVIVGG from the coding sequence ATGCCCACGGGTCCGGCAGCCTGCGCCGGCGACCAGGTCGTGTGCCCGCTCGTCGACGGGGTCACGCCGCACGTCGGCGGACCGATCACCCCGGCGGCGTGCGTCCCGACCGTCCTCGTGGGCAACCGCCCCGCCGCGGTCGCCAACGGGCTCGGGGTCGTGTGCGCGTCCCCCGCCCCCAACGGCATCGCCGTCGGCAGCGCGACCGTGCTCGTCGGCGGGCTCCCCGCCGCGCGCGTCGGCGACACGGCCGTCCACGGCGGGAACGTCGTCGGACCGGGCTGTCCCACGGTGATCGTCGGCGGTTGA
- a CDS encoding VOC family protein — MLTLSHTTVFVLDQDSAKEFYTTVLGFELRDDFSMGADFEGGGAGFRWLTVGPQGDPTRTIILADCAMGRDPESAAQLRSLVAKGSMGAGVLRTDDCEATYRDLVAKGVTFRQPPAHRPYGVEAVFVDDSGNWFSLTEPKPATGD; from the coding sequence GTGCTCACGCTGTCCCACACCACCGTGTTCGTGCTCGACCAGGACTCGGCCAAGGAGTTCTACACGACCGTGCTCGGCTTCGAGCTGCGCGACGACTTCTCCATGGGCGCGGACTTCGAGGGCGGCGGCGCGGGGTTCCGGTGGCTCACCGTCGGGCCGCAGGGCGACCCGACGCGCACGATCATCCTGGCCGACTGCGCCATGGGCCGGGACCCCGAGTCGGCGGCGCAGCTCCGGTCGCTCGTCGCCAAGGGCTCGATGGGCGCCGGGGTCCTCCGGACCGACGACTGCGAGGCCACCTATCGCGACCTCGTCGCGAAGGGCGTCACGTTCCGCCAGCCGCCCGCGCACCGCCCCTACGGCGTCGAGGCGGTCTTCGTCGACGACTCCGGCAACTGGTTCAGCCTCACCGAGCCGAAGCCCGCCACCGGCGACTGA
- a CDS encoding esterase/lipase family protein: protein MSGPGPAPVVVVRGGAEATAVETAAVVAQAVALGARADLVAGSLAALRDARESVDVVTASPTSFGGRLAGPAPLRATTGWDVHATPFWSAEVRAARAAALEAFDLAIGVAEQQEQGLRLLAARLHQAVRVYDDADAAATALWQDIALLVAGGLSPVGAAVAGVASLLAMGTVGAWVSLKQGRPSVYPFITSGQSLHPATIRALSRAIGVFDVDRPWYQMPTVGNGASVLRGLLQPLRDRFLRDPEVRLVDPTYDLPTPTDVRSALGAVEALKTDSTLSIQRIVKDDGTPTWVVAIPGTQPFNLRSVFNMTSNYQLMDDDPAVRAQADSARAVMDAMRQAGIAPDDDVVLVGHSQGGIIASTVAAATVGTYNVRHVVTAGSPIGGHDLPPGVKGTHLETQGEGISDTDGAENRATADQVTVTGAFVAPGGGPTAEWPHSVPFHQEVLDAAVEVGDRGLEEHLTGFEALLDGEADEPLVYEARLVPDPDTTFCIGDVAIPRSLTPPWLPGTPFPGAPGVPLPGVPSPAPPSPGLPALPGFPATGGPGAGDLTAPGPDGAGDGTGDGESR from the coding sequence ATGAGCGGTCCCGGCCCGGCGCCCGTGGTCGTGGTGCGCGGTGGCGCGGAAGCGACCGCCGTCGAGACGGCGGCGGTCGTCGCGCAGGCGGTCGCGCTGGGTGCGCGAGCGGACCTCGTCGCCGGGAGCCTCGCGGCGCTCCGGGACGCGCGAGAGTCGGTGGACGTCGTGACCGCCAGCCCCACCTCGTTCGGGGGCCGCCTCGCGGGTCCCGCCCCGCTCCGGGCCACCACGGGCTGGGACGTCCACGCCACGCCGTTCTGGTCGGCCGAGGTGCGTGCCGCGCGCGCCGCCGCGCTCGAGGCGTTCGACCTCGCGATCGGGGTCGCGGAGCAGCAGGAGCAAGGACTGCGACTCCTCGCAGCGCGACTGCACCAGGCCGTGCGTGTGTACGACGACGCGGACGCCGCCGCGACTGCCCTGTGGCAGGACATCGCGCTCCTGGTCGCGGGGGGTCTGAGCCCGGTCGGGGCGGCAGTCGCCGGGGTCGCTTCCCTCCTGGCCATGGGGACGGTCGGGGCCTGGGTCTCGCTCAAGCAGGGCCGACCTTCCGTGTACCCGTTCATCACCTCGGGGCAGTCCCTGCACCCCGCCACGATCCGCGCGCTGAGCCGTGCGATCGGCGTCTTCGACGTGGACCGCCCGTGGTACCAGATGCCCACGGTGGGCAACGGAGCGTCGGTGCTGCGCGGGCTGCTGCAGCCCCTGCGCGACCGGTTCCTGCGGGACCCCGAGGTCCGCCTCGTCGACCCGACCTACGACCTGCCGACCCCCACGGACGTGCGGTCCGCGCTGGGAGCGGTGGAGGCACTCAAGACTGACTCCACGCTCAGCATCCAGAGGATCGTCAAGGACGACGGCACGCCCACGTGGGTCGTCGCGATCCCCGGAACGCAGCCCTTCAACCTCAGGTCGGTCTTCAACATGACGTCCAACTACCAGCTCATGGACGACGACCCGGCGGTGCGGGCGCAGGCCGACAGCGCACGTGCCGTGATGGACGCGATGCGGCAGGCCGGGATCGCTCCGGACGACGACGTCGTGCTCGTAGGGCACAGCCAGGGGGGAATTATCGCGTCGACGGTCGCGGCGGCGACGGTCGGCACCTACAACGTGCGGCACGTCGTGACGGCCGGGTCGCCCATCGGCGGCCACGACCTCCCTCCTGGTGTCAAGGGCACGCACCTCGAGACCCAGGGGGAGGGGATCTCCGACACCGACGGCGCGGAGAACCGTGCGACGGCGGACCAGGTCACGGTCACGGGGGCCTTCGTGGCACCGGGCGGCGGGCCGACGGCCGAGTGGCCGCACAGCGTGCCCTTCCACCAGGAGGTCCTGGACGCCGCGGTCGAGGTGGGCGACCGGGGGCTGGAGGAGCACCTCACCGGGTTCGAGGCGCTGCTCGACGGGGAGGCCGACGAGCCGCTGGTCTACGAGGCGCGACTGGTGCCCGACCCGGACACCACGTTCTGCATCGGCGACGTGGCGATCCCACGGTCGCTCACGCCGCCGTGGTTACCGGGCACGCCGTTCCCGGGCGCGCCCGGCGTCCCGCTGCCCGGGGTGCCGTCGCCGGCGCCGCCGTCGCCCGGGCTACCGGCGCTGCCGGGGTTCCCGGCGACCGGCGGCCCCGGTGCCGGCGACCTCACCGCGCCGGGCCCGGACGGCGCGGGCGACGGTACGGGCGACGGCGAGTCGCGGTGA
- a CDS encoding helix-turn-helix transcriptional regulator, whose product MSVEPEVAVHLRRARDHMDAHFTDPLTLAEVADVAGYSPFHFARAFAAAFGTSPMAYLATRRVERAKTLLRTANLTVTEVCHAVGFTSLGTFSARFRAIVGVTPTAYRAEHVRAGGPPVPGCFALAWGQPQPSTRPPSGTARSEKQGHGDAS is encoded by the coding sequence GTGAGCGTGGAGCCCGAGGTCGCGGTCCACCTGCGACGGGCGCGTGACCACATGGACGCGCACTTCACGGACCCGCTCACCCTCGCCGAGGTCGCCGACGTCGCGGGCTACTCGCCGTTCCACTTCGCGCGCGCGTTCGCCGCCGCGTTCGGCACGAGCCCGATGGCCTACCTCGCTACGCGCCGGGTGGAGCGCGCGAAGACCCTGCTGCGCACCGCGAACCTCACCGTGACGGAGGTCTGCCACGCCGTGGGCTTCACGAGCCTCGGGACGTTCTCCGCACGCTTCCGCGCGATCGTCGGTGTCACGCCGACCGCGTACCGGGCGGAGCACGTCCGCGCGGGCGGGCCGCCCGTCCCCGGGTGCTTCGCGCTCGCGTGGGGGCAGCCGCAGCCGTCGACCCGGCCGCCGTCGGGCACAGCACGATCGGAGAAGCAGGGCCACGGCGACGCGTCGTAG